A genomic segment from Sphingopyxis sp. DBS4 encodes:
- a CDS encoding acyl-CoA thioesterase II gives MTTSPSALDALLSTLRVDGDAATAHIGEGWMQGRTAYGGISSAVALAGTMLLHPTETPLRYAQISFVGPVGGDCRVETRVLRQSKSSLFVDAGVSSEQGFGTAAVFAFSGDRASHLDHNRLTMPNAPAPESLQPVPEHKVRPAFARHFDMRPTTGPRFGWKQESGEYLTWVRFTEQPACHPAVALLALGDALPPAAMALFSEFGPISSMNWTVNMLNGTPATDDGWWLLSAKTAYARGGFSVQDMMIWNRAGEPVLSGSQGIAIYA, from the coding sequence ATGACGACCTCTCCCAGCGCACTCGATGCGCTGCTCTCCACCTTGCGCGTCGACGGCGATGCCGCGACCGCGCATATCGGCGAAGGCTGGATGCAGGGCCGCACCGCCTATGGCGGGATCAGTTCGGCGGTCGCGCTCGCCGGAACGATGCTGCTGCATCCGACCGAAACCCCGCTGCGCTATGCCCAGATCAGTTTCGTCGGCCCGGTCGGCGGTGATTGCAGGGTCGAGACGCGCGTGCTGCGCCAGTCGAAATCGAGCCTGTTCGTCGACGCCGGCGTGTCGAGCGAGCAAGGATTCGGCACCGCCGCGGTCTTTGCCTTTTCGGGCGACCGCGCGAGCCATCTCGACCACAACCGTCTGACCATGCCCAACGCGCCCGCCCCGGAGAGCCTGCAACCCGTGCCCGAGCACAAGGTGCGCCCGGCCTTCGCCAGGCATTTCGACATGCGGCCGACCACCGGCCCGCGCTTCGGCTGGAAGCAGGAGAGCGGCGAATATCTGACCTGGGTGCGCTTCACCGAACAGCCCGCGTGCCACCCGGCGGTCGCGCTGCTCGCCCTCGGCGACGCGCTGCCGCCCGCGGCGATGGCGCTGTTCAGCGAATTCGGCCCGATCAGTTCGATGAACTGGACGGTCAACATGCTGAACGGCACGCCCGCGACCGACGACGGCTGGTGGCTGCTGTCGGCGAAGACCGCTTATGCCCGCGGCGGCTTTTCGGTGCAGGACATGATGATCTGGAACCGTGCCGGCGAGCCGGTGCTGAGCGGCAGCCAGGGAATCGCGATCTACGCCTGA
- a CDS encoding DUF6118 family protein: MQMTPEDFEARMTAAAARARRDDEVLIVAAKRERGEAIRDLRAIIGTANSIYEQKRLRWWYVGGGLLAGCLLWSVLPGFVARTLPTSWHLPERIAARTVREPTLWEAGTRIMHADSPAAWQAIAEAADMRRDNREVIDACLQRATKVRQPVRCTIRVRNRQL; the protein is encoded by the coding sequence ATGCAGATGACTCCGGAAGACTTCGAGGCGCGGATGACGGCGGCGGCGGCACGAGCGCGACGCGACGACGAGGTCTTGATTGTGGCTGCGAAGCGGGAGCGTGGCGAGGCAATCCGCGATCTGCGGGCGATCATCGGCACGGCCAACTCCATCTACGAGCAAAAAAGACTTCGTTGGTGGTATGTCGGCGGCGGCTTGCTCGCCGGGTGCCTCCTGTGGTCGGTGCTTCCCGGATTTGTCGCGCGCACCCTTCCGACAAGCTGGCACCTGCCGGAACGCATCGCCGCGCGCACCGTTCGTGAGCCGACCCTATGGGAAGCGGGGACTCGGATCATGCACGCTGATAGTCCGGCGGCGTGGCAGGCCATCGCCGAGGCCGCCGACATGCGCCGTGACAACCGCGAGGTGATCGACGCTTGCTTGCAGCGGGCCACCAAGGTCAGGCAGCCGGTGCGGTGCACGATTAGAGTGAGGAACCGGCAACTTTGA
- a CDS encoding glutathione S-transferase family protein yields MLKLHFAPLTRSVRIRWFLEELGLEYELLRSEYNRDGSRGFAQNTPSGQYPYIEDGDVALSESGAIVQYLLERYGNGQLEPPIGSKDRAAYLYWLHFAEGTAANAINTTVWLTVYRDDADRHQEIISAVRDSANTVFNKIEAALATQPYITGNDFSAADIMMGFTLGSAKWLQLLTDAHPKTLEYVDRLFARPALQKSLS; encoded by the coding sequence ATGCTAAAACTGCACTTTGCTCCCCTTACTCGCTCCGTCAGAATCAGATGGTTCTTGGAAGAGTTGGGGCTCGAATACGAGTTATTACGTTCAGAGTATAATCGAGACGGTAGCAGGGGATTCGCCCAGAATACCCCGTCAGGCCAATACCCATACATTGAAGACGGCGATGTCGCTCTTTCAGAGTCGGGGGCGATCGTCCAATATCTCTTGGAGCGGTATGGAAATGGGCAGCTCGAGCCGCCTATCGGATCAAAGGATCGTGCCGCCTATCTCTACTGGCTGCATTTTGCAGAAGGCACAGCCGCCAATGCCATCAATACGACCGTTTGGTTGACAGTCTACCGGGATGATGCGGATCGACATCAGGAAATCATCAGCGCGGTGCGTGACAGCGCAAACACGGTGTTTAACAAGATTGAAGCAGCCCTCGCTACCCAGCCATATATTACCGGAAACGATTTTTCGGCTGCTGACATCATGATGGGCTTTACACTGGGGTCCGCGAAGTGGCTTCAACTGCTCACCGATGCGCATCCCAAAACGCTTGAGTATGTTGACAGATTATTCGCCCGCCCGGCGTTGCAAAAGTCGCTTAGCTAA
- a CDS encoding TonB-dependent receptor domain-containing protein: protein MGQQGLFNFATYTVAGIDTQFTWGFGLEALGMSPSAGALEFSTTASYLRQYKVAGLLGSPTLNYAGSAGFGGVGGGISHPEWKINTRITYSNDDFSLSLLWRHISAMVHSDVVANPASATPGVPAYNYLDLNADFDIDKRFSFGLGVTNLTDKAPPFISASPLTTDAATYDVIGRSFYASIKAKF, encoded by the coding sequence TTGGGCCAGCAGGGGCTCTTCAACTTCGCCACCTACACGGTCGCAGGCATCGATACCCAGTTCACTTGGGGTTTCGGGCTCGAAGCGCTCGGGATGTCGCCGTCGGCGGGCGCGCTCGAATTCAGCACGACCGCATCCTACCTGCGCCAGTACAAGGTGGCGGGCCTTCTGGGATCACCCACGCTCAACTATGCCGGAAGCGCCGGGTTCGGCGGTGTCGGCGGCGGGATTTCGCATCCCGAGTGGAAGATCAACACCCGCATCACCTATTCAAACGATGATTTCAGCCTGTCACTTCTGTGGCGGCATATCTCGGCGATGGTCCATTCGGACGTAGTTGCCAATCCGGCCTCGGCGACCCCCGGGGTTCCGGCTTACAATTATCTCGATCTCAACGCGGACTTCGATATCGACAAGCGCTTCTCCTTCGGATTGGGTGTGACGAATCTGACCGACAAGGCGCCGCCGTTCATCAGCGCTTCGCCGCTGACGACCGATGCTGCGACTTACGACGTGATCGGGCGCTCCTTCTACGCATCGATCAAGGCGAAATTCTAG
- a CDS encoding TonB-dependent receptor plug domain-containing protein has translation MRGLGPNRSLVLLDGRRLMPSSPDGAIDLNTIPSSLIGSVEVITGGASATYGSDAVAGVTNFKLRTNLDGLELSAKKGIIVSAFRAIL, from the coding sequence CTGCGCGGGCTCGGCCCGAACCGCTCGCTCGTTTTGCTCGATGGTCGCCGGCTCATGCCGTCGAGCCCCGATGGCGCCATCGATCTCAACACCATTCCATCGTCGCTGATCGGGTCGGTCGAGGTGATCACCGGCGGCGCGTCGGCGACCTATGGATCGGATGCGGTCGCCGGGGTTACCAATTTCAAGCTGCGCACAAATCTGGACGGCCTCGAACTGTCCGCGAAAAAGGGGATTATTGTCAGCGCATTTCGCGCGATCCTCTGA
- a CDS encoding SLC13 family permease, which produces MTLIMTKRLSAIVALIVVPVSFALVGFLLFGAYQTDLGTMMMNGVKQLAPTGVMLVFAILYFGLMIDVGVFDPLIRAIVRIVHGDPVRIMIGSALLALGKAPPRSATRRAPSALAAASPTATCAGSARTARSFCSMVAGSCRRAPMAPSISTPFHRR; this is translated from the coding sequence ATGACGCTGATCATGACCAAGCGTCTTTCCGCCATTGTCGCGCTGATTGTCGTGCCGGTTTCTTTCGCGCTGGTCGGATTTCTGTTGTTCGGGGCCTATCAGACCGACCTCGGCACGATGATGATGAACGGCGTGAAGCAACTCGCCCCGACCGGTGTCATGCTGGTCTTTGCGATCCTTTATTTCGGGCTGATGATCGATGTCGGCGTCTTCGACCCGTTAATCCGTGCGATCGTCCGCATCGTACACGGCGACCCCGTCCGCATCATGATCGGTTCCGCGCTGCTTGCGCTGGGCAAGGCGCCGCCGAGGTCGGCGACACGCAGGGCACCATCGGCTTTGGCGGCGGCCAGTCCTACAGCGACCTGCGCGGGCTCGGCCCGAACCGCTCGCTCGTTTTGCTCGATGGTCGCCGGCTCATGCCGTCGAGCCCCGATGGCGCCATCGATCTCAACACCATTCCATCGTCGCTGA
- a CDS encoding sensor histidine kinase has translation MLGWLVLPVAMLALVLGVAGSFAITRTVGAVNDRILSAASRGIADSLGSDDGEITLDLSPAVFGMLENNARDNVYYSVRRGREILTGYTDLPQIRIDPARQEEFTFAESRYLGHEVRIVAVTRIVPQVSEPIVVQVAETLDARKRMARGLLVGLAVLELALIATAAMLMPIAVRRGLAPLKRLQAEMDRRGAEDLTPLSAAGVPGELGDLVSAFNTMLARLDSGFAGIRRFTADASHQMRTPLSVLRTHVAVLKRAKPGSAEAKGSIEDIDDAGARLSHLLNQLLSLARVDSGHPERVILEPADLRRLAADVVSGQEAVASARQIRLHLGAPQRAVEVRTNTALATEMLVNIVDNAIRYNRPGGQVSVIVDERPAAIRVEDDGPGIPPEDREKVFERFIRLNPHAGNDGSGLGLSIAHSIAETLGLDLGLDGGPGDRGLRLTIIFPPDADSLVKGP, from the coding sequence ATGCTCGGATGGCTGGTCCTGCCGGTTGCGATGCTGGCGCTGGTCCTCGGGGTCGCCGGTTCTTTTGCGATTACCCGCACGGTCGGCGCCGTTAACGACCGGATATTGAGCGCGGCATCACGCGGCATAGCCGACTCGCTGGGCAGCGACGATGGCGAAATCACCCTCGATCTTTCACCTGCCGTATTCGGAATGCTGGAGAATAACGCGCGCGACAATGTCTATTACAGCGTCCGGCGGGGGCGCGAAATCCTGACCGGCTATACGGACCTGCCCCAGATCCGGATCGACCCGGCGCGGCAGGAGGAGTTTACTTTCGCCGAAAGTCGATACCTGGGACATGAAGTCCGTATCGTGGCGGTTACCCGGATCGTGCCGCAGGTCAGCGAGCCGATCGTCGTTCAGGTCGCCGAAACGCTCGATGCGCGCAAGCGTATGGCGCGTGGACTGCTGGTCGGGCTCGCGGTGCTGGAGCTCGCGCTCATTGCTACCGCAGCCATGCTGATGCCGATCGCCGTGCGTCGCGGCCTTGCTCCGCTGAAGCGTTTGCAGGCCGAAATGGATCGACGCGGTGCGGAGGACCTGACCCCGCTTTCGGCTGCCGGCGTTCCGGGCGAACTCGGCGATCTGGTCAGTGCATTCAACACCATGCTCGCCCGGCTCGACAGCGGATTTGCGGGCATTCGCCGGTTTACCGCCGATGCATCGCACCAGATGCGTACACCGCTGTCGGTCCTGCGCACCCATGTCGCGGTCCTCAAGCGGGCGAAGCCGGGAAGCGCCGAAGCGAAAGGGTCGATCGAAGATATCGACGATGCAGGAGCCCGGCTCAGCCATTTGCTGAACCAGCTGCTGTCACTGGCGCGCGTTGATAGCGGACATCCCGAACGGGTGATCCTTGAGCCGGCCGATCTTCGCCGGTTAGCGGCCGATGTCGTGAGCGGGCAGGAGGCCGTCGCGAGCGCAAGGCAGATTCGACTGCATCTCGGCGCGCCGCAGCGCGCGGTCGAGGTCCGGACCAACACGGCGCTGGCGACGGAAATGCTCGTCAACATCGTCGACAATGCCATTCGCTATAACCGGCCGGGCGGGCAGGTCAGCGTGATTGTCGATGAGCGACCCGCCGCGATCCGGGTTGAGGACGACGGGCCCGGCATTCCGCCCGAAGATCGCGAAAAGGTCTTTGAACGCTTCATTCGGCTGAACCCGCACGCCGGGAACGATGGCAGCGGATTGGGATTGTCGATCGCCCACTCGATCGCCGAGACTCTCGGCCTTGACCTCGGGCTCGACGGCGGTCCGGGTGATCGCGGTTTGCGGCTTACGATTATTTTCCCGCCAGACGCTGACAGCTTGGTGAAAGGTCCCTGA
- a CDS encoding response regulator transcription factor, translating into MARILLVEDDPPLARGVSALLRSAGHSVDVAEDGETAMMVVREEPYALVVLDIGLPDISGLDVLNAIRRGESKVPVLVLTARDAIEDRIAGLDHGADDYLLKPFDAGELEARVRALLRRAAGEASPLTTIGRLTIDPARRIAAVDGRTLDLRRREWAVLERLSAQTGKVVPKERLSAEVFGYDEPVSPNAIEVYVARLRRKLEPDGPAIRTIRGLGYVIEPR; encoded by the coding sequence ATGGCGAGGATATTGCTTGTCGAAGATGATCCGCCCCTCGCGCGCGGTGTTTCCGCACTGCTGAGGAGCGCGGGGCATTCGGTCGATGTTGCCGAGGACGGCGAAACCGCGATGATGGTCGTCCGCGAGGAACCCTATGCGCTGGTGGTGCTCGACATCGGACTGCCGGACATTTCCGGCCTCGACGTCCTGAATGCGATCCGGCGCGGCGAATCCAAGGTTCCCGTACTGGTCCTGACCGCGCGCGATGCGATCGAGGACCGCATCGCGGGGCTGGACCATGGCGCCGACGATTATTTGCTGAAGCCCTTCGATGCGGGCGAACTCGAGGCTCGCGTTCGCGCGCTGCTGCGCCGCGCGGCGGGCGAGGCGTCGCCGCTGACGACGATCGGCCGGCTGACCATCGATCCTGCTCGTCGTATCGCGGCGGTCGACGGACGGACGCTCGATTTGCGGCGCCGCGAATGGGCCGTCCTCGAACGCCTCTCGGCGCAGACGGGCAAGGTCGTGCCAAAGGAAAGGTTGAGCGCGGAGGTGTTCGGTTACGATGAACCCGTGTCACCGAACGCGATCGAGGTTTATGTCGCGCGCCTTCGCCGCAAGCTCGAGCCCGATGGTCCTGCAATCCGGACAATCCGTGGCCTCGGCTATGTGATCGAACCGCGTTGA
- a CDS encoding ABC transporter substrate-binding protein, which translates to MKSRGIVRCLGLWVGIFGLSGGCSPDTDYAARVPAGYDVSYANLVEDGTKEGRLVIWSTTDRKVMRDLLSAFERAYPGITTDYHDLSARDVRDRFLDEEKAGRGNPDLLLSSSMDMQIKLVNDGYAQSYDSPEKGNLPDWANWKNQAWGVTAEPVVMVYNKALLSPERVPRNHMDFVRLLEQRDTELQGRIATYDPASSSVGYLCLSQDNATSGHVWQMAHGLGANRARFFSTSEEVIKDVSSGRSVIGYNVLGSYALDEAARNPELGVVFPADYTLVMSRIAMIPTTSGHPNAARLFLDFLLSAKGQVLLTRHAMPSVRSDVERPMELRGTTAPMRAIRVGPELLIAQDKLTRNRFMKQWNREIEAGAASSKQIGPTG; encoded by the coding sequence ATGAAATCACGCGGCATCGTCCGTTGCCTCGGGCTCTGGGTCGGAATTTTTGGGCTTTCGGGTGGCTGTTCCCCGGACACCGACTATGCCGCGCGGGTTCCCGCGGGCTACGACGTTTCTTACGCGAACCTTGTCGAGGACGGCACGAAGGAAGGCCGGCTTGTCATCTGGTCGACGACCGACCGGAAGGTCATGCGCGATCTCCTGTCTGCATTCGAACGCGCCTATCCCGGGATAACGACCGACTATCACGATCTGTCCGCCCGCGATGTCCGCGACCGGTTTCTGGACGAAGAAAAGGCCGGGCGCGGAAATCCCGACCTCCTCCTTTCGTCGTCGATGGACATGCAGATCAAGCTCGTGAACGACGGCTATGCCCAGTCCTATGACTCGCCCGAAAAGGGAAATCTGCCCGATTGGGCGAACTGGAAGAATCAAGCCTGGGGCGTTACCGCCGAACCGGTTGTCATGGTCTACAACAAGGCGCTGCTGTCGCCCGAGCGTGTCCCGCGCAACCATATGGACTTCGTCCGGTTGCTCGAACAGCGCGACACGGAATTGCAGGGACGTATCGCGACCTATGATCCCGCTTCATCGTCGGTCGGCTATCTCTGTCTGTCGCAGGACAATGCCACCAGCGGTCACGTCTGGCAGATGGCTCATGGCCTTGGCGCCAACCGGGCCCGTTTTTTTTCGACTAGCGAAGAGGTGATCAAGGATGTTTCGAGCGGACGGTCGGTGATCGGCTATAATGTCCTCGGATCCTATGCCTTGGACGAGGCGGCTCGCAATCCCGAGCTGGGGGTCGTGTTCCCCGCCGACTACACGCTGGTCATGTCGCGGATCGCCATGATCCCGACCACGTCCGGCCATCCCAACGCCGCGCGGTTGTTTCTGGACTTTCTGTTGTCCGCCAAGGGCCAGGTGCTGCTTACCCGCCATGCGATGCCCTCGGTGCGCAGCGACGTGGAGCGGCCGATGGAACTGCGCGGCACCACGGCACCGATGCGAGCAATACGCGTAGGTCCTGAACTGCTCATCGCGCAGGACAAGCTGACCCGTAACCGATTCATGAAACAGTGGAATCGCGAAATTGAGGCCGGCGCAGCATCAAGCAAGCAGATTGGTCCAACAGGGTGA
- a CDS encoding HAMP domain-containing sensor histidine kinase, whose product MTLRLWPRSLVGQLVFAVAVMLFIAQAVNFVLLSRGQRQQSFAHGGGMAVARIIDAIERDRRGDTRRPQDTRAQDSREARERNQRLVISDLPPPVPPGAAHLPDLAAYVAGLLDEAEIPAQEVDAWVLPQRQRTARADMPRPVFVSAKVGDRYFAVRTRIGPGSNRIQGFLIWQTLSLYLLLLIPIMVIAWRAAAPLRGLTRAARTNPALRDAIPLAEKGPSDVRDLIAAFNGYRARIATMLSDKDRMLGAVGHDLRTPLASLRVRVEQVEDATLRDKMIASIEEMTAMLADILALARSGAGTEAQERIDLGALVDEMAGDYHEQGKDVSLGDVAPAMVRARPMLLRRALRNLIDNALAYGIRARLSVAVDGGMARIVVSDDGPGLTPEQIATLIEPFARGEQSRNRATGGAGLGLSIARDIAEGEGSSLTLAARAEGGLDAIIELPVQA is encoded by the coding sequence GTGACCCTGCGCCTGTGGCCCCGCAGCCTTGTCGGCCAGCTTGTCTTCGCGGTCGCGGTGATGCTGTTCATCGCGCAGGCGGTCAATTTCGTGCTGCTGTCGCGTGGGCAGCGGCAGCAGAGCTTCGCGCACGGCGGCGGCATGGCGGTGGCGCGGATCATCGATGCGATCGAGCGCGACCGGCGCGGTGACACGCGGCGTCCTCAGGACACACGCGCCCAGGATTCGCGTGAGGCGCGCGAGCGCAACCAGCGGCTCGTCATCTCGGACCTGCCGCCCCCCGTGCCGCCGGGCGCGGCGCATCTCCCCGACCTCGCCGCCTATGTCGCGGGTCTGCTCGACGAGGCGGAAATCCCCGCTCAGGAGGTCGATGCCTGGGTGCTCCCGCAGCGCCAACGCACGGCGCGCGCCGACATGCCGCGGCCGGTCTTCGTCAGCGCTAAAGTCGGCGACCGCTATTTCGCCGTGCGCACGCGTATCGGCCCAGGCAGCAACCGGATTCAGGGCTTTCTGATCTGGCAGACGCTGTCGCTCTATCTATTATTGCTGATTCCGATCATGGTCATCGCCTGGCGTGCCGCAGCGCCGCTGCGCGGGCTGACCCGCGCAGCGCGGACCAATCCGGCGCTGCGCGACGCGATCCCGCTGGCCGAGAAGGGGCCATCGGACGTTCGCGACCTGATCGCCGCCTTCAACGGCTATCGCGCGCGGATCGCGACGATGCTGTCGGACAAGGACCGGATGCTCGGCGCGGTCGGGCACGACCTGCGCACCCCGCTCGCCAGCCTGCGCGTGCGCGTCGAGCAGGTCGAGGATGCGACATTGCGCGACAAGATGATCGCTTCGATCGAGGAAATGACCGCGATGCTCGCCGACATTTTGGCGCTCGCCCGCTCAGGCGCGGGGACCGAAGCGCAGGAGCGCATCGACCTCGGCGCGCTGGTCGACGAGATGGCGGGCGATTATCACGAACAGGGCAAGGATGTGAGCCTGGGCGACGTCGCTCCGGCGATGGTGCGGGCGCGCCCGATGCTGCTCCGTCGTGCGCTGCGCAACCTGATCGACAATGCGCTGGCCTATGGTATCCGCGCCCGGCTGTCGGTGGCGGTTGACGGCGGGATGGCGCGGATCGTCGTGTCCGACGATGGGCCCGGCCTGACCCCCGAACAGATCGCTACGCTGATCGAACCCTTCGCGCGCGGCGAGCAGTCGCGCAACCGCGCGACCGGCGGCGCGGGACTGGGCCTGTCGATCGCGCGCGACATTGCCGAGGGGGAGGGCAGTTCGCTGACCCTCGCGGCGCGGGCGGAAGGCGGACTCGACGCGATCATCGAACTGCCGGTCCAAGCGTAA
- a CDS encoding response regulator, translating to MTDMPRILLIDDEPSIREPLSEYLEAQGFAVSDAASAAEARSVLRAQSVDLVVSDIMMPGEDGLSLTRHLRETSSIPVILLTARAEDTERIIGLEIGADDYVVKPFNPRELVARIRTVLRRTQANGRALDPGGTSYAFGPWVLREVERVLVDEAGAEVALSSGEYHLLHALVRHPRQVMSRDRLLDLVRGREADIFDRAIDNLVSRLRKKIEVDPAHPQLVKTVWGGGYTLACEVRRMGPAA from the coding sequence ATGACCGATATGCCGCGCATCCTGTTGATCGACGACGAACCCTCGATCCGCGAACCCCTGTCCGAATATCTGGAGGCGCAGGGTTTTGCCGTGTCCGACGCGGCGAGCGCCGCCGAGGCGCGGTCGGTGTTGCGTGCGCAGAGCGTCGATCTGGTGGTCAGCGACATCATGATGCCGGGCGAGGACGGGCTGTCGCTCACCCGCCACCTGCGCGAGACGAGCAGCATCCCCGTCATCCTGCTCACCGCGCGCGCCGAGGACACCGAACGCATCATCGGGCTGGAGATCGGCGCCGACGATTATGTCGTCAAACCCTTCAACCCGCGCGAACTGGTCGCGCGAATCCGCACCGTGCTGCGCCGGACGCAGGCGAACGGCCGCGCGCTCGACCCCGGCGGGACGAGCTATGCCTTCGGCCCCTGGGTGCTGCGCGAGGTCGAGCGCGTGCTCGTCGACGAGGCGGGTGCGGAGGTCGCGCTGTCGTCGGGCGAATATCATCTGCTCCATGCGCTCGTCCGCCATCCGCGCCAGGTGATGAGCCGCGACCGGCTGCTCGACCTCGTGCGCGGGCGCGAGGCTGACATCTTCGACCGTGCGATCGACAATCTGGTCAGCCGCCTGCGCAAGAAGATCGAGGTCGATCCCGCGCACCCGCAACTCGTCAAGACCGTGTGGGGCGGGGGCTATACGCTCGCCTGCGAGGTCCGGCGGATGGGCCCGGCGGCGTGA
- a CDS encoding EF-hand domain-containing protein: protein MKKKLSFLTLGAALIAVPVLAAPGGAKGDANATLTRAEAQAHAAERFAKMDANKDGKLDASDRAARRAAMQTKMFERLDANKDGSISKAEWDQHSADRAAKRGEKRAEAGATEGKRGMRGHHGMRGGRHGMRGGMMMGKADTNGDKAISQAEFETAALARFDAADANKDGQVTAEERAAQREAWKAKAAEWRAKRASAPAAPASE from the coding sequence GTGAAGAAGAAGCTCAGTTTCCTGACCCTGGGCGCGGCGCTGATCGCCGTTCCCGTGCTCGCGGCGCCGGGCGGCGCCAAGGGCGATGCCAACGCCACGCTGACCCGCGCCGAGGCGCAGGCGCATGCCGCCGAGCGGTTCGCGAAGATGGATGCCAACAAGGACGGCAAGCTCGACGCGAGCGACCGCGCCGCGCGCCGCGCCGCGATGCAGACCAAGATGTTCGAGCGGCTCGACGCGAACAAGGACGGCAGCATCAGCAAGGCCGAGTGGGACCAGCACAGCGCCGATCGCGCCGCCAAGCGCGGCGAGAAGCGCGCCGAGGCCGGTGCGACCGAAGGCAAGCGCGGCATGCGCGGCCATCACGGGATGCGCGGCGGACGCCATGGCATGCGTGGCGGCATGATGATGGGCAAGGCCGATACGAACGGCGACAAGGCGATCAGCCAAGCCGAGTTCGAGACCGCTGCGCTCGCCCGCTTCGATGCGGCCGACGCGAACAAGGATGGTCAGGTGACCGCCGAGGAACGCGCCGCGCAGCGTGAGGCATGGAAAGCGAAGGCGGCCGAGTGGCGCGCCAAGCGCGCCTCCGCCCCGGCCGCTCCCGCCAGCGAATAA
- a CDS encoding DUF1328 family protein, which yields MFKWALIFAVIALLAAVLGFGGIAGAAAGIAKILFFVGLALVVLFLVLGAAAAKKIT from the coding sequence ATGTTCAAATGGGCTCTGATCTTTGCCGTGATCGCGTTGCTTGCGGCGGTGCTCGGTTTTGGCGGCATCGCGGGGGCCGCGGCCGGTATCGCGAAAATCCTGTTCTTCGTCGGCCTGGCGCTGGTCGTCCTGTTCCTCGTTCTCGGCGCGGCGGCGGCGAAGAAGATCACCTGA
- a CDS encoding alpha/beta fold hydrolase gives MVTRPFRFSGSTGKQLSGRLEMPGGRVRGWAIFAHCFTCGKDNRAATRIARLLARQGIGVLRFDFAGLGDSEGDFADSRFSWDVRDLQAAAKALVAEGKPPSLLIGHSLGGAAAIAAAVNLPAIRAVATINAPFDVAHTLHQFDPAALAAIDAQGAADVLLAGRRFRVGRGLIDDLRAQDQGARIAALRRPFLVMHAPRDDTVGIENATKIYVAARHPKSFVSLDDADHLLSRPQDAERVAFMIAAWTAPYLTPPADPPAAQVDAEAEETREGKFQVVISAGDHVFLADEPVGVGGLGSGPSPFDLLSAALAACTTMTLRLYADGKGWPVTRIRTAVGHERQPGEARPDLFNCRIAIEGALDADQRTRMMEIAERCPVHRTLEQGSRFTLAEGEPPAPCDPPEAHREAMDRATEGPATDGVA, from the coding sequence ATGGTCACGCGCCCGTTTCGCTTTTCGGGATCGACCGGAAAGCAGCTTTCGGGGCGGCTGGAAATGCCCGGCGGGCGCGTGCGCGGCTGGGCAATCTTCGCGCATTGCTTCACCTGCGGAAAGGACAATCGTGCCGCGACGCGCATCGCGAGGCTGCTTGCGCGGCAAGGGATCGGCGTCCTCCGCTTCGACTTCGCGGGGCTCGGCGACAGCGAGGGCGATTTCGCCGACAGCCGCTTTTCGTGGGACGTGCGCGACCTTCAGGCCGCGGCGAAGGCGCTGGTGGCCGAGGGCAAGCCGCCGTCGCTGCTGATCGGACACAGCCTGGGCGGCGCGGCGGCGATCGCGGCAGCGGTCAACCTTCCCGCGATCCGCGCCGTCGCGACGATCAACGCGCCCTTCGACGTCGCACATACGCTCCACCAGTTCGATCCCGCCGCGCTCGCCGCGATCGACGCGCAGGGCGCCGCCGACGTGCTGCTCGCCGGGCGGCGCTTTCGCGTCGGACGCGGGCTCATCGACGATCTGCGGGCGCAGGATCAGGGTGCGCGCATCGCAGCATTGCGCCGCCCGTTCCTCGTGATGCATGCACCGCGCGACGACACCGTCGGGATCGAGAATGCGACCAAAATCTATGTCGCCGCGCGCCATCCCAAGAGCTTCGTCTCGCTCGACGACGCCGACCATCTGCTCAGCCGGCCGCAGGACGCAGAGCGCGTCGCCTTCATGATCGCGGCGTGGACCGCGCCCTATCTCACACCGCCGGCCGATCCGCCCGCAGCGCAGGTCGACGCCGAAGCCGAGGAGACGCGCGAGGGAAAATTCCAGGTCGTGATCAGCGCCGGCGATCACGTTTTCCTCGCCGACGAGCCGGTCGGCGTCGGCGGGCTGGGGTCAGGGCCGAGCCCGTTCGATCTGCTCTCCGCCGCGCTCGCCGCCTGCACGACGATGACGCTGCGCCTCTATGCCGACGGCAAGGGCTGGCCGGTGACGCGGATCCGCACCGCGGTCGGCCACGAAAGGCAGCCGGGCGAAGCACGTCCTGATCTCTTCAACTGCCGGATCGCGATCGAAGGCGCGCTCGACGCCGATCAACGCACCCGAATGATGGAAATCGCGGAGCGCTGCCCCGTCCACCGCACGCTCGAACAGGGGTCGCGCTTTACCTTGGCCGAAGGCGAGCCCCCTGCCCCGTGCGACCCGCCCGAGGCACACCGCGAAGCGATGGACCGCGCAACTGAAGGCCCGGCGACGGACGGTGTGGCGTAG